The Metamycoplasma phocicerebrale genome includes a region encoding these proteins:
- the rpmB gene encoding 50S ribosomal protein L28, with protein MPGRDQLTGQKSLSGNKRSHALNTSKRTFDLNLQKVTVLTENGSKKTVRVTAKNARTLKKYGLVA; from the coding sequence ATGCCAGGAAGAGATCAATTAACAGGTCAAAAATCTTTAAGCGGAAACAAAAGATCGCACGCTTTAAATACTTCAAAAAGAACATTTGACCTTAACTTGCAAAAAGTAACTGTTTTAACTGAAAACGGATCTAAAAAAACTGTTAGAGTAACTGCAAAAAATGCTAGAACTTTAAAAAAATACGGTTTAGTAGCTTAA